Within the Deltaproteobacteria bacterium GWA2_45_12 genome, the region TTCCCTGTGTGAAGCACAGTTATTTGGTCAAAAATATTGACGATATTCCGGCCGTGGTCCATGAAGCTTTCCATATTGCCTCAACAGGGCGGCCAGGCCCTGTGCTTATCGATTTTCCCAAAGACATTCAACAGCAGGAAGCGGTGCCCAATTTTGAAAAACGCATTGACAGGCCCGGCTATCATCCCGTGGTGGAACCATCCTCCGAACAGATTAAAAAAGCATGGGAACTTATCAGTAAAGCCCAGCGCCCCGTTGTTTATGCGGGGGGCGGTATTATCGCTAGCCAAGCCAGTGATGAGTTGCGGACTTTTGTTCGTAAAACACGCATTCCCATCACGACAACCTCGATGGGGTTGGGAGCTTATCCTGAAGACGATCCGCTTTCGCTCCGCATGTTGGGCATGCACGGTGCCGTGTACGCCAATATTGCCATGAACAAGGCGGATGTGGTGATTGCCTTGGGGGTACGTTTTGATGACCGTGTTACCGGAAAACTTTCCGAGTTTTGCAAAGGGGCCAAATTTGTTCATGTGGATATCGATGCCAGCGAATTCAACAAAAACATCAAGGTGGATATCCCCATTTTAGGGGATGTGAAATCCGTTCTTAAAGAATGGAACAAAATGGCCAAGCCCTTAAAGCTTGATGCGTGGCACAAGCAGGTTGAAGGCTGGAAAAAAGAATTTGCCCACGGTTATCCTGAAAACAGAAAAACCATCATGCCCCAGCATGTCATTGAAGAGCTTTCCCGTCTTTCTCCCAAGGACGCCATTATTAGTGTGGGCGTGGGTCAGCACCAGATGTGGACCGCGCAGTTTTTTGGATTCCATTCACCACGTAGTTTTTTGTGTTCATCGGGTCTTGGTTCCATGGGTTTTGGCCTGCCTGCGGCCATGGGCGCGCAGATTGCTTTCCCCAAACGGACTGTGGTTGATATTGACGGGGATGGCAGCTTTTTAATGAACATCCAGGAATTGCAAACCCTGGTGCAGGAAAAAATTCCTGTGAAGAGCATCATTTTGAACAATCAATATTTGGGGATGGTGGCCCAATGGGAAGACCGTTTTTATGAAAGTGTCCGGGGGCACACTTATTTGGGCCGGGCTGATTTTGCAGAAATTGCCGATGCCTTTGGCATTGCCAGTGACACCATTACCAAACCGGATGAAGTTGTTCCCGCTTTGAAGAAAATGCTCTCCAGCAAGGGCCCGTATGTCCTGGATGTAAAATACCCCTATGACGACAAATCGCATGGCCACGTCATTCCCATGATTCCCGGCGGCCGCACGTATCTCGACTCCATTTTGCGCGAAGGAATCACACTCAAGGATTATTGGAAGAAAAAAGGCGTTTTGGTGGAATGATCGTTATAAGGTTTTGTGTTTCATATCTTCCTAAAAATTCTAGGAATCTTAGTGTGGTGTGTCTGTTTTCAGTGCGGTTCTTCAGGTTCAGGCCAAAATTCTGATGGTCAAAACCAAGATGAACAGGCCCCCCAAGATGATGGGGGTGGAGCCCCACCTCAATCGGCCCTCTCCTTTTGCCCCGCCTATGTAGATTCGCCCATTTATCGAAAAAGGGCTGTTACCCTTGTTGTAGGTCCCAATGATGACTGGAAGGGGGCCATTTCAAAGGCAACGCCTGATACCGAAATTTTGTTAAGGGATGGTGTTTACCCCATGGGGAATACCTATGCCATTTACATCCCTGCAGAGGTGACAATTCGGGGACAAAGCGGGGACAAAAATAAAGTTCTTATTCAAGGGGCAGGATATGCCGTGGGGAACGAGGGGCTTACTTTTACCGGTGCTAATAGCACGGTAGCCGATTTAAGCATGACGGGCCAGCGACATCATGCCATCTCCATCAAAGGGGAATTGGGCGCCCAAGCGCCGCATATTTATAATGTAAGTCTTTATGATGTCGGAACCCAGCATATCAAAGGCACCCCCGGGGGTGTGCGTAAGGGGGTGATTGCATGTTCCTCCATTGGATATAACCCAGGTAAGGCCAAGGGTGATTATGTGGATGCCATTGATATTCACGAAGGGATCGATTGGGTGGTGCGGGATAATTTTATTTACAATCTTACAGGAGATGGAAGCGGATGCGAGGTAGATGATTGTTCCATTGACGATTATGTCAGTGGTCCCGCCATTTTATTTTGGAATAATTCTTCCGGTACGATTGTGGAAAGAAACACGATTGCGAATAGTTTTCGTAATATTGCCTTCGGATTGGGACGGGGGCACACGGGGGGGATCATCCGCAATAATTTTATTTATCGGATTCAAGCAGGCGATGCAGGGATTGAAATTCAAGGGGCTCGTGGAGTTAAGGTTTATAATAATACGGTGCGTATCTTTGGTTATCCGGGCGCCATTGAGGTGAGGCAGAGCCAAAACATCGATGTCGCCAATAATTTGGTGACGCAAGATATCTGGGATCGTGGAGGAAATACGGGCCTTCTTCTTCGTAGCAACATGACCTTCGCCAAAGATGTGGAATTTTTATCGCCGGATAGCCCATATCTCAGTGCCATTTCAAGTGCCATTGGGGCGGGTATTTCCCTTGTGGATGTACCCGAAGATTTCGAAGGGCAAAGCCGCGATGGGCTCATGGATATTGGGGCCGATCAATCATTCTAAAACTCTTCTAAATAAAATAACCTTGTATTTTATTAAAATATATGAAAAATTAGGTATTATTTTATTAAATAATTAATAAAACATGTACCTAGAAAGAAAAATAGAAGTTTATTTGAATCAATGGGCCAAAGTTCCCAATAGGCGACCTCTTTTGCTCCGCGGGGCCAGGCAAGTGGGAAAGTCGACCTTGATCGAACAATGGGGTGCCCGCTTTTTTGAAAAAACCATCGTTATTAATTTCGAGCAATATCCCAAATACAAAGAAGCCTTTAAGGAATTGGATCCACAAAAAATTCTGGATGTTTTAAGTTTGCTTTCCAATCAACCCATTCAGGAAGGTTCCCACCTTCTGTTTTTGGACGAGATTCAGGAATGTCCCCAGGCCATAACAGCCCTTCGTTATTTTTTTGAACAAAAGCCGGGCCTGCATGTGATAGGCGCGGGATCGTCCTTGGAAATGGCGCTGCAATCCGATTCCATTAAAGTACCCGTAGGGCGGATCGAGTATCTTTATTTGTACCCTTTCAGTTTTGAGGAATTTTTAAAAGCTATAGGAGAAAATCTTTTGATGAACCACCTTGCGGAAGTGGATTTTGATCACCCACCCGCTTTGCCAGTGCACGAAAAGCTTTTAAGTTTGTTAACCCAATTTTTCTTCTTGGGCGGGATGCCCGCTGTTGTTGAAGAATATGTACGCACCAAGGATTTGCTGCGCTGCAAACAACTTCAGCACGATATTTTAACCACGTACAATCAGGATTTCGGCAAATACCACCGTTTGGCCAAGAAGGAATGTTTGGAAGCCGTTCTGAATGCCATGCCTTCTTTAGTCGGAAATAAACTTGTTTATGCAAAGGTCAGCACTGATCACACGGCTTTGGAACTTAAAAAAGCCATTGGGCTTTTGGAAGGGGTGGGCATTCTTCATCGAGTGTTTCAGTCAACGGCGCGGCAGGTTCCCTTGGCAGCGGGGAAAAAGGAAAAGTTTTACAAAACCCTATTTTTGGACATTGGCCTTCTTCAATCGATGAGCGGCCTGGGGGCCGAAATTCTCAATCCCGATAAAATCATGGACACACATCGCGGTGCCTTGGCCGAACAATTTGTGGGGCAGGGGCTTTTGCATTTGTTTCAAGGAGAAGAGCCGCAGCTTTATTATTGGTTTCGGGAAGCCAAGAGTAGCTCGGCTGAGGTGGATTATCTTTGGGCGCATCAGGGGCAGATTTATCCTGTTGAAGTGAAATCAGGAAAAAGCGGCTCTTTAAAGAGCCTGAATCTAATCCTTAAGGAATATGATCTTCCCAGGGGCATTCGCTTTTCACAAAAACCATTACAGCGTGAAGGATTGCTGGTTTCCATTCCCTTATATCTTGTTGGCCAGCTTCCACGGCTACTTCAGGTGGGATGAGTTAAAAAAGGCATGCTTAATTTTAATGATCGACGAGCGTTGCCGAATCCTCCCTTGTTCCATTGCCTAATTGTCCGTAAAAATTATCGCCCCAAGTCCAGATTCCACCCCCTGTATCCATCAAGAGGCTGAAACGATAACCGGCATCGATGCTTTCGGTGGGCGGGGGCCTTTCCATGGTATGGGGAGCGGCCACACGGTGATCAAGGCTCATTCCCGCTTGACCATCGCTATTAGAGCCCCAGACCCATAGGGTTATATTGTCGGCAAGCGCTAAGGTATGGAATCCACCCGAAGCTATTTTGGTAATCCCGCTTAATTCTTCGACCTTAATGGGTTGGAGGGCCGGCGGGGCTTGAAAACCACTTTGTCCATTCCCCAATTGACCGCTGAAATTATCTCCCCAGACCCAGACCGTACCGTCATGTTTGAGAGCGACCGAATGCCCCCATCCGCAATCAATGGCGCGTACATTGGTGAGTTCTTGAACTTGAATCGGTTGGTGCTGATCATCAGTATTTCCTGTGCCCAATTCCCCATGTTCGTTACGTCCCCAGGCCCACACGGTTCCGTCATTTTTAAGAGCGAGGGAATGAGCATAACAACTGGCAACCTGAGTGATACTGGATAAACCGGGGACCAAAACCGGGGTATTACGGGAAATGGTTGTGCCATCGCCGAGTTCTCCACTTGCATTTTTTCCCCACGCCCATACGGTGCCGTCCCTCTGGGCCACTAATGAATGATAGTTGGAGGAAGCAAGAGAGATGACATTGGAAATTCCTTCAATTGTTTGGGGTGTTGGGGAAGGATCACTTTCATAACCAAGGCCCAACTGGCCAAAATCGTTTCGACCCCAGCTCCATACAATTCCTTGGTTATCAAGAGCCGTTGAGTAATAAACTCCTCCAGAAAGCGAAATCAATCGGTTGGGAAATTGAACATCAGGGTTACTAAGGAAAGGTTTGTAGGAAGAAGGGGAAGAGGCTAGTTCGCCATAGGCATTGCTGCCCCAGCCACTTAAGTGGCTGTTCCAAGGATCGATATAAAAAGCGTGGGAAAAAGCGGCGGCGACCAAGGGGCCATTTTCTGACTCACCCGGAATGTCGGGGGTTAAAGGGCCTAAACCATCTCCTTGATCATCAATATCTTCCGCATCATCCAAATCGGTTCGACGGAGTCCTTTTATTTTAACGGAAACCTGGCAGTCACTAACGGCACCATCACTTAAATCACTGCATTCGGATGAAAAATCGAGATCACCGACACTGGGGCCGGAAAGTTCCTGTTTATCGGAAGAGAGAGTCAACCGGGTTACGCCCATCACCGAGGCATTGCATTCTTCAAAAACGGATTCTTCGTAGGTTTCTTCAAAAGTGATCACCGAACCTCCCGCGAGGCAGCGGAGGGTGGCCGTATTTTCCAATATTTCTTCAGCTCCCCCATAACCGACTTCCCGAAGCACATAGACACGGGTCACGCGGCACCCCTCTTCTGTTTGGGAAATGCGGTAGTAAGAAATAGTTTCTTCCCCTTCAATATTGTCTACGAAAGAACAATTGGTTGCAGGGGAGGTCGCATGAAATTCCCAAACCCCAAAAAGGGCCGCATCCGGGGGTGAGTTGGGAACTTCATTCGGATCAGGAAGGTCAATATTTTTTTCATCGCTGTCTCCCCCTCCACCACAACCGATAAGGGTCAGGGAGCACAAAAGAAATAAGGCAAAAAAGAATATTTTTTTCATGGGAAATCTCCGTTATTGAGAATGTCATCTTATTATCGGTAAACGTGATAAAAGAGTTGCTAGGTTTTTTGGAGGAGTTTTTTAAAATTTTTAGATGAAAAAACTGGGATATTTCATAACTTAAACCTACTCCAAACAACTCGCAAAAACCTCAATGCTTACGCTGGTGATTTTGTCGTTTACTGAGAAGATATTTTCTTCTTCGACAACCAGGAGGGATTCGGTGGGTTTGAAATGCTTCTCAAAATAAGGGAGATGCCCCGTTCCATGTTTGACTTTCAGTTTGCATTCAATGGCGATGGCGATACTTTTTTTATCGCGCAAAACAAAATCGATTTCATGTTGTTGGTAGTCCCGGTAGAAGCCAAGCTTGAAGTGAGGAAGAAAGCCGGATATTTCGGGCCACAACCCACGGTAAAGCAGGCACGCTACTGTACTTTCGAAAGGCGCCCCTTCCATCAGGGGTGTTTGGTAGCGGGCAAAGCAAAAATCCATGGGGTAGAATTTTTTCTCCTTGCGAATTTGTTTGGCTTTGGAAATTTGGCAAACGGGGATGTCATAGCCCCATAAAACCTGTTGCAAGGCACGAATGTCACTTTTAATGGTATTTGGCGACACTCCCAAAGTTTGCGCCAGACTGTTGATAGAGTAAGTAGAGCCCATGCCTTCCAAAAGTAATTCATAAACCCGATAAACTCTTTCTACATCCTTACCCAAGTTTAAGTCTCTCAAATCCCTATCCAGCATGGCCGCCTGATAATCCGTTAGCCATTGTTTTAAAAAAATCTCATTTTGCTGGAGGAGATTTTCCGGATAGCTTCCATGCTGGGCATAAATGTTCCAGAGGCCACGCAAGTTTTTTTGATGTTTAAAGTTGGACCGGATGGCCTCTCTCAATAATCCCTTTCCTTTCCAAGCCGGGGCTAAGTCAATTTCAGGAGCCATGGATTGGACATATTCCCTGAAGGAGAGGGGAAACAGTGTGAACCACACGGCTCTTCCCGCCAGAGAATCCCCTTTGTCCTGCTTGCGTAATTCAAAAGCAGAGGAGCCGGACGCCACATAGTTAATAACATGGTGTGTCTTGTCGTAGGTTCCCTTCATGAGATTACGCCATCCCTTGACCTTGTGGATCTCATCGATAAAAACAAGAGGCTTAGGGGAGAGGTTTTCTTTTTTGGGAAACGGGCCGATGGAGCGTTCGTACCAATTGATGATTTCTTCCGGCATTTTCTTGAAGCGAAGACGCTCGGAGGCCACGTCCATATTGAGTTCAAAATCAGGCTTGAGGCAATGCGTGATTAAAAACGTTTTCCCTGCCTGCCTGGGGCCCGAAATGAAAATGATCTTATTCTTAAAAAGACCTAATTGCTTGGTTAAGTGACGTTCAAAGGCCATGGCAAATTTATTCATGTCTATGAATAAATTTCAATAAAATTATTCATGTCTATGAATAATTTTCAATAAACTGTTTTTATAAATATTAAGTATTTGAATTTATTATATTTTTTGAATGAGCTTCTCCACCACCGAAGGATCCGCCAGCGTGGAAATATCCCCCAAATTATCCAAATCATTTTCGGCGATTTTGCGGAGGATGCGGCGCATGATTTTGCCGCTCCGGGTTTTGGGGAGGGCTGCGGCGAATTGGATTTTATCGGGCACGGCGATGGGGCCGATTTCTTCGCGAACGTGCGCAGCTAATTCTTTTAAAAGGGATTCGTTGCCTGAAATATTTTCTTTCAGCGTCACGAAGGCATACAGCCCCTGGCCTTTGATTGCGTGGGGCATGGGGACGACGGCGGCCTCCGAAACGCTTGTATGCGAGACAAGCGCGCTTTCGACTTCGGCGGTTCCGATGCGGTGCCCCGAGACATTGACCACGTCATCAATACGGCCCAAGAGCCAGTAATCGCCATCCTTGTCGATGCGGCAACCATCCCCTGTGAAATAAAGATTTGGAAATGTCGTAAAATAAGTATCGATGAAGCGATCGTGATCGCCCCAGGTGGTGCGCATCATCCCCGGCCAGGGTTTTTTGATGCAGAGCTTGCCGCCCTCATTTGTGGCACATTCAGTTCCATCATCCTTAAGAACAATTGGTTCAACTCCAAAAAAAGGCCGAGAGGCACTTCCCGGTTTCAACGTATGGGCGCCGGGAAGCGGGGAGATGAGGATACCACCCGTTTCTGTTTGCCACCATGTATCGACAATGGGGCATTTTTCTTTTCCGATGTTTTGGTAATACCAATTCCAAGCTTCGGGATTGATGGGTTCGCCCACACTTCCGAGAAGACGCAACGAATCCAAATTATATTTTTTCGGCCATGCCTCTCCTGCCTGCATCAGCGAACGAATGGCCGTGGGGGCGGTGTAGAAGATCGAAACCTTGTGTTTTTCAACCACCTGCCAAAACCGTCCGGCATCGGGATAGGTTGGCACGCCTTCAAACATCAAGGCTGTGGCCCCATTGGCCAAGGGGCCGTAGACAATATAGGAATGCCCCGTCACCCAGCCCACATCGGCGGTACACCAGTAAATGTCCTCCGGCTTGCAATCAAAAATATATTTGTGAGTGAGCGAAACGTGCAGCAAATATCCAGCGGTCGTATGCAAAACCCCTTTGGGTTTTCCCGTGGAGCCTGAGGTGTAGAGGATGAAGAGCGGATCCTCCGCTTTCATCGGCTGGGCTTCATGCTTGGGAGAGGCTTTGGCCATTTCATCGTGCCACCATGCATCCCGCTTAGGTGTTATTGTGATTTTTCCAGCACCCCGTTTGACGACGATGACATGTTCAATCGAAGGGCAGTTCGCCAACGCTTCATCCGCAATATTTTTAAGTGGGATTTCTTTTCCTGCACGAAACCCAACATCTGCCGTGACTAAAACTTTGCATTGCGAGTCGATAATCCGATGAGAAAGCGATTCCGCGCTAAATCCACCAAACACAATGGAGTGGATGGCACCCAGTCGCGCGCAGGCGAGCATGGCCACAGCGGCTTCGGGAATCATGGGCATGTAGAGGCAGACGCGGTCGCCTTTTTGGACTCCTTTTTGGAGGAGGACATTGGCAAATTGGCAGACAAGTTTATGCAATTCGCCATAAGAAATCTTTTTTATCTCCTCATCTTTTTCTCCCTGCCAAAGAATCGCGATTTTGTCTTTTGTGGGTCCTTTCAGATGGCGGTCCAGACAATTGACGGCAATATTAAGCTCTCCATCTTCAAACCAACTGTGTTGAATAATCCGCTTTTTTGAGTCCCATGTATATTTAAGAGCATGTGTTGGAAATTTAGACCACGTAAGGGTTTTAGCTTGTTCAAGCCAGAAATTTTGGGGTTCTTTGAGGGAACGGTCGTACAACGTTTGATATTGTTCCAAAAACCGAAGGTGGGCTTGTTTTGCAAACGAATTGGATGGGGGATACGTTTTGCCATTGTGTTGAAGCGACAAAATAGAAGAAGAATTTTGCATAATCATATCCAATTCTTATCCATAATTCATGGCCTAAAAATTTTTTTTAAGCAATTTTTTCTTTTATAAACCGATAATAAATAACAGAAAAGGAGATTTTATGACGCAAGTAGGCACTATAAAACTGGTCCCTGCCCTTGGGCCTTGCCAACATCCCATCACTCCAGAGGAACAAAGAGTTTATGTGTTGGGAGCAGATAATCCATTTGAGATGTTTCAAAGATATACGGAAGTTATCATTGGGAAATATCGTCCAAATGTATGTGCGCAAGAGGCGCAGAATGCAAGGGATAACGAATTCGATGACGGAGATGCGGAAAATCTAGATTAGGGACGCCTTTTTCCTTTAAAAAATTCCTGAAGCAAGGTCTGACATTGTCCCTCTAACAGACCTCCTCTAATCGCAATTGTGTGATTATTCCCATGGAGAGAATTTATTTCTTTGAGGGAGGGGAAAATAAATTGAGGGGATGACCCTTCGATCACCGTGTAGCGGGATCCCGTGTGCGGGACATTGACGGGACAAAATAGAAGAAGGTTTGGATGACACGACTTGAATTTATAGCACATTCAATAATGGGGTCTACACTTCATCCTTCTCCACAGGCTTTCGAGAACGTCTAATGGAGTCAGTGAGATCAGCAAGAGGTCCTAAAATAATCATCGGAAGCTCAACTACCAGGAACCAAAGCAATCCTGTTGGCAATTCTTTCAGCCAATTTCTTAAAGTGGATTTTCCAGACAAGTGTTTTATAGGGACGTAGTTTCTCGAAACACCGGGGTACAATGTGTATTTTAATTTCATAATTTTGTGGGTAAGAGAGTTGGAAGAAATGTCCAGGCCGAAAACCCGATGGGTGTCTGTTTCAGAAATAGAGGAAGGAACACGATGTAAGATCTCAGGGAAGGGAGCTAGAGAATCAAATTCTAATACAGGGAAATTATCCAACGGTTCTTGCATGAAGTATCCAGAAAAAACATCTTTCGCATTGTGGAGCGCTTCGGAAATGAGATGATAGATTGTTCGCAAATACCGTGATTTTTTTGTAGAAGGATTCTCTAAACATCTATCGATAAGGCTTTGCAAGCGTTGCAGCTCTGTAATTATTTCCCAAAGAGCTGTTTCATGGGGGTCAGGTTGATTAGGAATGATGTTCGCTGTACTGAGTCGTTTGGGGGAGGTGAGCCTTGAAAGAGCATAATGGACTCCGGTGAGCATATGGTCTTGCTGTAACAGTGGCGCTTCGTGATCCATTGTCGGGCTGTCGATGATGACCTCGGGCTCTTCATAAACTCTTCCTGCCGTTATTTTCTGTAGTTGTCGATATTGGGCCCATTGCTGCACCGGTGCCGATACATGACCCCATCTTCTTTGAAGGGCGGCACCCATGCGAGCGACCCCAAAGGAGTGTATTCTACCTATATTCGGAATTCTAAAATTCATAAGTTATTCACTTGGATTCTTACTTTTCGCGAAATTAAAAATAAAGTTGCGGAGTTTTTATACGGTCTTTTTTAGTTTAAAGTGTGAGGTTTTACGCTTCTGCTTAAAAAATTCCTGAAGAATCATAGCGCACTCTTTCTCGAGAATGCTGCCGATAATTTGAAGCGTATGGTTATTTCCGTGGATGGATTTTATTCCTTTGAGAGAGGGGAAAAATCCCCCTGTATCCCCCTTTTGTAAAGGGGGAAATAAAGAGGGGAGCTCGATTTGTCCCCCTTTACAAAAGGGGGATACAGGGGGATTTTCTCCCGTATCACTCTGCCTCTTCGGATCCGCACACCCAAACACCAAGGTCCCCACGCGCGCCTGAAGAAGGGCGCCCAAGCACATGGGGCAGGGTTCCAAGGTGACATAGAGAGTGGTGTTGGTAAGCCGCCAATCTTTTTTCTTTTTCCCCGCTTTGGTAAGCACGATCATTTCAGCATGGTGGAGCGGATTACGCGTCTTCTGCCGCGTGTTATAAGCACGAGCAATAATTTTTCCATCTTCCACTAAAACAGCCCCAATGGGAATTTCACCGGCATCGAAGGCCTTTTGGGCTTCTTTGAGGGCTTGTTGCATGAAAAATTCGTGACGAGGTTTTTGAATATCCATTGGCTTAAAAAAAGGGGTCATCCTACTTTAATGTTTTCTATGGCCAGTAATTTTTTCTTAATACCCACTCCACAGCTATACCCCCCAATCCCTCCATTCGCCGCGATCACGCGGTGGCAGGGGATGATGATGGGCAGGGGGTTTTTTCCATTCGCATTGCCCACGGCGCGTGCGGCTTTGGGGAGCTTCACTTTTTGGGCCAGCGTCTTATAGCTGATCGCTTTTCCATAAGGAATCTTCCACAATTGCTTCCACACTTTTTTTTGAAAGCTTGTTCCAAAGGGCAAATCAATTAACTCCCACGGAAAAGGTTTATTTGACCCTTTGAAATAGGCATCAAGCCAACAATTTATTTTAGTTTTTAAATCCCCCTTACGTCCCCCTTTTCGGCCAGAGGCTGATCCGCCTTTGGCGGAAATAAAGGGGGAAAGAGGGGGATTTTTCGTAGGGGCGCGGTTTCCGCGCCCTGGGCGGGGAAACTCAGCCCTTATAAAGGAAATTTTCTGGATTCCATGCCCTGAAATCTGAATTTTTAAGGCTCCTATAGGCGATGCATATTCATAAAATAAAAAAGGAGACGTTTTTGTAGGCATTTTTTGCACCTTTTCCAAATGGGGAATTAATTTATAAGACTTTGAAATAATTATTTAAAATCGAAAAATAATTATTTTCAAGAATCTCAATTCGAGAACTTCTCACTTTGAAATCTTCTAACTTCCCCCAAACGTCAAAAAACAGACCCTAAAAATATATATAGATCAATAAGTTACCTAATATTTTGGGCTTGGCATAGAACCTGCATTATTACCTTGCAGGGGGTTGGGGTTTAAGGTCATGAAAAGTCCGGGTATTTTAGATCAACCAATATCACCGTTACCACCAAGGCCAACATTAGAGTCTCCTCGCCTGGGACAGTTTTATAAGAAGAAGGGGGTCTACGATGGCAAGCTTCTTCATAGTGCTTCCAAGGTGACTTACACTTTTGTTGGAGATAACGAAGTCATTTCCCTTCATTTTGATCGTGATCGCAAGGCCATTTTTTACAAAGGGC harbors:
- a CDS encoding acetolactate synthase, large subunit, biosynthetic type yields the protein MSKPSSALKQTEPKKLKGRDLIVQSLEREGVEVIFGYPGGTSMEIHQGLTLSKKIRMILPRHEQAGAFAADGYARATGKPGVCLATSGPGATNLITGIMDCKLDSIPMVALTGQVPTTMMGGDAFQECDIVGATLPCVKHSYLVKNIDDIPAVVHEAFHIASTGRPGPVLIDFPKDIQQQEAVPNFEKRIDRPGYHPVVEPSSEQIKKAWELISKAQRPVVYAGGGIIASQASDELRTFVRKTRIPITTTSMGLGAYPEDDPLSLRMLGMHGAVYANIAMNKADVVIALGVRFDDRVTGKLSEFCKGAKFVHVDIDASEFNKNIKVDIPILGDVKSVLKEWNKMAKPLKLDAWHKQVEGWKKEFAHGYPENRKTIMPQHVIEELSRLSPKDAIISVGVGQHQMWTAQFFGFHSPRSFLCSSGLGSMGFGLPAAMGAQIAFPKRTVVDIDGDGSFLMNIQELQTLVQEKIPVKSIILNNQYLGMVAQWEDRFYESVRGHTYLGRADFAEIADAFGIASDTITKPDEVVPALKKMLSSKGPYVLDVKYPYDDKSHGHVIPMIPGGRTYLDSILREGITLKDYWKKKGVLVE
- a CDS encoding acetate--CoA ligase; amino-acid sequence: MQNSSSILSLQHNGKTYPPSNSFAKQAHLRFLEQYQTLYDRSLKEPQNFWLEQAKTLTWSKFPTHALKYTWDSKKRIIQHSWFEDGELNIAVNCLDRHLKGPTKDKIAILWQGEKDEEIKKISYGELHKLVCQFANVLLQKGVQKGDRVCLYMPMIPEAAVAMLACARLGAIHSIVFGGFSAESLSHRIIDSQCKVLVTADVGFRAGKEIPLKNIADEALANCPSIEHVIVVKRGAGKITITPKRDAWWHDEMAKASPKHEAQPMKAEDPLFILYTSGSTGKPKGVLHTTAGYLLHVSLTHKYIFDCKPEDIYWCTADVGWVTGHSYIVYGPLANGATALMFEGVPTYPDAGRFWQVVEKHKVSIFYTAPTAIRSLMQAGEAWPKKYNLDSLRLLGSVGEPINPEAWNWYYQNIGKEKCPIVDTWWQTETGGILISPLPGAHTLKPGSASRPFFGVEPIVLKDDGTECATNEGGKLCIKKPWPGMMRTTWGDHDRFIDTYFTTFPNLYFTGDGCRIDKDGDYWLLGRIDDVVNVSGHRIGTAEVESALVSHTSVSEAAVVPMPHAIKGQGLYAFVTLKENISGNESLLKELAAHVREEIGPIAVPDKIQFAAALPKTRSGKIMRRILRKIAENDLDNLGDISTLADPSVVEKLIQKI